A window from Drosophila subobscura isolate 14011-0131.10 chromosome O, UCBerk_Dsub_1.0, whole genome shotgun sequence encodes these proteins:
- the LOC117895999 gene encoding metallothionein-4, with amino-acid sequence MGCKGCGTNCQCSATKCGDNCACSQQCQCACKNGPKDKCCSTKN; translated from the exons ATGGGTTGCAAGGGTTGTGGAACAA ACTGCCAGTGCTCGGCCACCAAGTGCGGAGACAATTGCgcctgcagccagcagtgCCAATGCGCCTGCAAGAACGGACCCAAGGACAAGTGCTGTTCCACCAAGAACTAA
- the LOC117896000 gene encoding metallothionein-2 has product MPCKGCGNNCQCTSGQCGSTCAGNTQCQCAAKTGAKCCKAK; this is encoded by the exons atGCCTTGCAAAGGATGCGGAAACA ACTGCCAGTGCACATCGGGCCAATGCGGCAGCACCTGTGCCGGTAACACCCAGTGCCAATGCGCCGCCAAGACAGGAGCCAAGTGCTGCAAGGCCAAGTGA